A window of Sporosarcina luteola contains these coding sequences:
- the mntA gene encoding type VII toxin-antitoxin system MntA family adenylyltransferase antitoxin: MIRLLTNEIKEQLIKKVKHEVNPAFIILFGSFAKGSVREESDIDLAYFSNKQLSSYDRFLLTNELALIGEREVDLVDIKEIDTVFTMQIFAQGIPIYIQDENEFIRQRMRAFSMYATLNEQRAVIINDIKERGSVFGDE, translated from the coding sequence GTGATACGCTTGCTAACAAATGAAATAAAAGAACAACTTATTAAAAAGGTAAAGCACGAAGTCAATCCTGCTTTCATTATCCTCTTTGGCTCTTTTGCAAAAGGTTCTGTACGTGAAGAGAGTGATATCGATCTTGCTTATTTCAGTAATAAGCAACTATCATCTTATGATCGTTTTCTTCTAACAAATGAACTTGCCTTAATTGGTGAGCGAGAAGTAGATTTAGTTGATATTAAAGAAATTGATACGGTTTTTACGATGCAAATCTTTGCACAAGGTATTCCAATCTATATACAGGATGAAAATGAATTTATCCGTCAAAGAATGAGAGCATTTAGTATGTATGCAACTTTAAATGAGCAACGTGCGGTAATAATTAATGACATTAAAGAAAGGGGAAGTGTGTTTGGGGATGAATGA
- the hepT gene encoding type VII toxin-antitoxin system HepT family RNase toxin, whose amino-acid sequence MNDVIINKTTMIERCLKRIHEVYEGNPENLRDFTKQDSIVLNIQRACEASIDLAMHVVSERKLGVPKTSREAFKLLHEAGLIEASLAKTLMNMVGFRNIVVHDYQALELDILESILNKHIDDFKQFTKALLQLEDDQA is encoded by the coding sequence ATGAATGATGTCATTATAAATAAAACGACAATGATTGAACGCTGTTTGAAACGAATTCATGAAGTGTATGAAGGTAACCCGGAAAATTTAAGAGATTTCACAAAGCAAGATAGTATCGTTTTGAACATTCAACGTGCTTGTGAGGCAAGCATTGACTTGGCTATGCATGTAGTAAGTGAACGTAAATTAGGAGTTCCAAAAACGAGTCGCGAAGCATTTAAGCTATTACATGAAGCAGGTTTAATTGAAGCAAGCCTTGCAAAAACCCTAATGAATATGGTTGGCTTCCGCAACATCGTTGTTCATGATTATCAAGCTTTAGAACTTGATATTTTAGAATCAATTCTAAATAAACATATAGACGATTTCAAACAGTTCACAAAGGCGTTATTACAGTTGGAAGATGACCAAGCCTAG
- a CDS encoding ABC transporter ATP-binding protein translates to MHPTINTKDLSIGYEDRLLFENLNLAIPRGEITVFVGSNGCGKSTLLRSIARLLKPSDGSVLLEGKDIHSMSSRSVAKKMGILPQGPVSPEGLTVHDLVKQGRYPHQSWLSRWTAEDTKKVEAAMEATKISDLRDQAIDTLSGGQRQRTWIAMTLAQDTDVILLDEPTTYLDMTHQIEILDLLFELNEQKGRTIVMVLHDLNLASRYAHNIVAIKDGGVYSQGRPENIITCDLVRAVFGMECQVSTDPLFGTPHCVPYGRGRCVVQEVRSNTGA, encoded by the coding sequence TGGCAATTCCTCGTGGCGAGATTACCGTCTTCGTCGGCAGCAATGGTTGCGGTAAGTCCACATTGCTCCGTTCAATCGCCCGTTTATTGAAGCCTTCGGACGGCTCCGTCTTGCTGGAAGGGAAAGATATTCATTCCATGTCTTCTCGCAGTGTCGCGAAGAAGATGGGCATCCTTCCCCAAGGTCCCGTCTCACCTGAAGGATTGACGGTTCACGACCTCGTTAAACAAGGACGGTATCCTCACCAATCATGGCTTTCCCGCTGGACAGCGGAAGATACGAAAAAGGTCGAGGCAGCGATGGAGGCGACGAAAATTAGCGACCTTCGTGACCAGGCGATCGATACTTTATCCGGTGGCCAGCGCCAGCGTACGTGGATTGCGATGACACTTGCCCAAGATACTGACGTCATTCTGTTGGATGAGCCTACGACATATCTAGACATGACGCACCAAATCGAAATTTTGGACCTCTTGTTTGAGTTGAATGAACAAAAAGGCCGCACAATCGTCATGGTGCTCCATGATCTGAATTTGGCTTCCCGTTATGCCCATAATATTGTCGCTATTAAAGACGGCGGTGTTTATTCGCAAGGCAGACCTGAGAATATCATCACTTGCGATCTCGTCCGCGCGGTTTTCGGCATGGAATGTCAAGTGTCGACGGATCCCCTTTTCGGAACGCCGCATTGCGTTCCATACGGTCGTGGACGCTGCGTCGTGCAGGAAGTAAGGAGCAATACAGGTGCCTAA